The Ascaphus truei isolate aAscTru1 chromosome 18, aAscTru1.hap1, whole genome shotgun sequence genome window below encodes:
- the PEX11A gene encoding peroxisomal membrane protein 11A yields MDSFVKFTNQSQGRDRLFRATQYACMLLRYLLENKAGKEKVVMKLKQVESNMSSGRKLFRLGNMVHAIEASRRAMQLSDSISRYCLTAANLNRVLYFTCDTILWASSVGLASDINKDKWRYRATRYYYFSLLLNLARDFYEISRCMEKDAKERKRLEKASDCQSGTDLNLAAALLKGLENFLFMLNFSLKKHPVLLLDTVKNACDIFSPLDRLEIYQTNQGFIGLCGLISSLVGILTVAKPHLKLKY; encoded by the exons ATGGACTCGTTTGTGAAATTCACCAACCAAAGTCAAGGAAGAGATCGTCTCTTCAG AGCCACTCAGTATGCATGCATGTTGCTTAGGTATTTATTAGAAAATAAAGCTGGCAAAGAGAAAGTGGTAATGAAGCTGAAACAGGTGGAATCTAACATGAGTTCTGGGCGCAAAC TGTTCAGGCTTGGCAACATGGTGCATGCTATCGAAGCTTCAAGAAGAGCTATGCAGCTTTCAGATTCCATTTCTCGCTATTGCCTAACTGCTGCCAATTTGAACCGTGTCCTCTATTTCACCTGTGACACCATCCTGTGGGCAAGCAGTGTTGGTCTAGCGTCTGATATCAACAAGGATAAATGGCGCTATAGAGCAACCAGATATTATTACTTTTCTCTCTTGCTGAACTTGGCTAGAGATTTCTATGAGATATCCCGGTGCATGGAAAAAGATGCTAAGGAGAGGAAACGCTTGGAAAAAGCTTCTGATTGTCAGAGTGGAACCGACCTTAACCTTGCTGCTGCTTTGCTGAAAGGGCTTGAGAATTTCTTATTCATGCTTAACTTCAGCTTAAAGAAACACCCTGTGCTCTTACTAGATACAGTAAAAAATGCCTGTGATATTTTTAGCCCCCTTGACCGTTTGGAAATTTACCAGACTAACCAGGGATTCATTGGTCTTTGTGGCCTGATCTCTTCACTTGTGGGTATTCTTACTGTGGCAAAACCACATTTAAAACTAAAATACTGA